Proteins encoded by one window of Ulvibacter sp. MAR_2010_11:
- a CDS encoding YSC84-related protein produces MKTLKMTLVLLLLANGVLFAQNDKDREIIRDAEQAKSAFIAENNTIATYFDNAVAYVIFPNVGKGALIVGAASGNGVVTHNGKQVGMANLKQVDIGLQAGGKTYSEVIFFETEEAFQHFTNNEFEFAAGASAVALKSGEAVNAEYRDGVAVYALPKAGLMAEASVGGQKFEYHPFTHNSNNR; encoded by the coding sequence ATGAAAACACTAAAAATGACATTAGTATTACTGTTGCTGGCCAACGGAGTACTATTTGCACAGAATGACAAAGACCGCGAAATTATACGGGACGCCGAACAGGCCAAATCGGCTTTTATAGCCGAAAACAACACCATTGCTACTTATTTTGACAATGCCGTTGCCTATGTGATCTTTCCCAATGTTGGGAAGGGAGCGCTAATTGTAGGAGCCGCCTCCGGAAACGGAGTGGTTACGCATAATGGAAAACAGGTAGGTATGGCCAATTTAAAGCAGGTGGATATCGGACTCCAGGCAGGAGGTAAAACCTATAGTGAGGTAATCTTTTTTGAAACGGAAGAGGCCTTTCAACATTTTACCAACAACGAATTTGAATTCGCTGCCGGGGCTTCTGCAGTCGCTCTAAAGAGCGGAGAAGCCGTAAATGCCGAATACCGCGACGGAGTAGCAGTCTATGCTTTACCCAAGGCAGGATTGATGGCCGAAGCCTCTGTGGGCGGACAAAAATTTGAATATCATCCCTTTACCCATAATAGTAATAATAGATAA